One stretch of Micromonospora cremea DNA includes these proteins:
- a CDS encoding ABC transporter permease: MIRLTLRSLRAEALRMLLSALAVVLGVAFIAGTLILVDGMRAGAYDRAGTFDRHTDLGVYPTGDRPLPAGLVERVRTVDGVAAAAGELTGTGGVVGTDGRPVLGFAVLAAIPTEDALRSYDVVAGRLPDRAGEVVLDAPTVAKEGFTLGAPVRIGGTGGAARPYTLVGTVDVAGTTRDIGGPFIGLVGPDALAVTGERGYGRIMVAARPGTSATAVADRVRAVLGADTSVKSRSQILDEAVDDAVRDLDQFSMLLLIFVGVAVVVAGFVIANTFAIVLAQRSRRIALLRLVGATRGQVFRATLLESAVVGMVASALGVLLGVALAGGMRLLMSRLDVPVSGGLTVAGSTVLTSLLLGTVLTVGAALLPAWRGTRVAPVAALTDAAVQPSRGAGRLRLALGAVVLATGVAALAGAASAGQVLLVAVGGVLAFFGIVLFGPMLVPALVRVFGWPARRLAGATAGLAVANAVRNPRRVAATATALVIGIGLVSAFVVGARSTKDGIERSVDAQIGTDFVVSGIGQDLPAPLAGELAARPELGIVHEQRSTVSAGVKVRAAHPALVGRTLTGVLAGAVGRLGPGQVLVQRELAQARGWQVGSPVTVRGRPFRVAAVVTDDTPASGVPAGHVIDMADADFAALFPDQRGFLAEIDPAAGVGAERARDAIEAVLGRYPTVNLLDQGAYKKMLTGTVDMVLALVTALLGLAVVIALVGVANTLSLSVVERTRENAVLRAIGLTRGRMRAMLAVEAVLMALVGAVLGVGLGTGVSAAAMALLARLGGEFHVVLPFGQLGLILGVAVLAALLASVLPARRALSRPVVEALGDQ; encoded by the coding sequence ATGATCCGCCTGACCCTGCGCTCACTTCGCGCCGAGGCGCTGCGCATGCTGCTCTCCGCGCTGGCCGTCGTGCTCGGTGTCGCGTTCATCGCCGGCACCCTGATCCTCGTCGATGGGATGCGTGCCGGCGCGTACGACCGTGCCGGCACCTTCGACCGGCACACCGACCTGGGCGTCTACCCGACCGGCGACCGACCGCTGCCCGCCGGCCTGGTCGAGCGGGTCCGGACGGTGGACGGGGTGGCCGCCGCCGCCGGCGAGCTGACCGGCACCGGTGGCGTCGTCGGCACCGACGGCCGGCCGGTGCTCGGTTTCGCCGTGCTGGCCGCCATCCCCACCGAGGACGCCCTGCGCTCGTACGACGTGGTCGCCGGCCGGCTGCCCGACCGTGCCGGGGAGGTGGTGCTCGACGCGCCGACGGTCGCGAAGGAAGGGTTCACCCTCGGCGCCCCGGTCCGGATCGGCGGCACCGGCGGCGCGGCCCGTCCGTACACCCTGGTCGGCACCGTCGACGTGGCCGGCACCACACGCGACATCGGTGGTCCGTTCATCGGCCTGGTCGGGCCGGACGCGCTCGCGGTCACCGGCGAGCGCGGGTATGGCCGGATCATGGTGGCGGCCCGGCCGGGAACCTCCGCCACGGCGGTGGCCGACCGGGTACGCGCCGTCCTGGGCGCGGACACCAGCGTGAAGAGCCGATCGCAGATCCTCGACGAGGCCGTCGACGACGCGGTCCGCGACCTGGACCAGTTCAGCATGTTGCTGCTGATCTTCGTGGGCGTCGCCGTGGTGGTGGCCGGCTTCGTGATCGCCAACACCTTCGCGATCGTGCTGGCCCAGCGCTCCCGGCGGATCGCGCTGCTGCGGCTGGTCGGCGCCACGAGGGGGCAGGTCTTCCGGGCCACCCTGCTGGAGTCGGCGGTGGTGGGGATGGTGGCCTCCGCGCTCGGGGTGCTGCTCGGCGTGGCCCTCGCCGGCGGGATGCGACTGCTGATGTCGCGGCTGGACGTTCCCGTCTCCGGCGGGTTGACCGTGGCCGGCTCGACCGTGCTGACCAGCCTGCTGCTGGGCACCGTGCTCACCGTCGGCGCCGCGCTGCTGCCGGCCTGGCGAGGTACCCGGGTGGCCCCGGTGGCCGCGCTCACCGACGCCGCGGTGCAGCCCAGCCGGGGCGCCGGTCGGCTCCGGCTGGCCCTCGGCGCGGTGGTGCTGGCCACCGGCGTCGCCGCGCTCGCCGGCGCCGCCAGCGCCGGTCAGGTGCTGCTGGTGGCCGTCGGCGGCGTACTGGCCTTCTTCGGGATCGTGCTGTTCGGACCGATGCTCGTCCCGGCGCTGGTCCGGGTCTTCGGCTGGCCGGCCCGCCGCCTGGCGGGGGCGACCGCCGGGCTGGCCGTGGCCAACGCGGTCCGCAACCCGCGCAGGGTCGCCGCGACCGCCACCGCCCTGGTGATCGGGATCGGACTGGTGTCAGCGTTCGTGGTCGGCGCGCGCAGCACCAAGGACGGCATCGAGCGCAGCGTGGACGCCCAGATCGGAACCGACTTCGTGGTCAGCGGCATCGGCCAGGACCTGCCCGCCCCGCTCGCCGGTGAACTGGCTGCCCGCCCCGAACTGGGCATCGTGCACGAGCAACGGAGCACCGTCAGCGCCGGCGTCAAGGTTCGTGCCGCCCACCCGGCGCTGGTCGGCCGGACGTTGACCGGTGTGCTCGCCGGCGCCGTCGGCCGGCTCGGACCGGGGCAGGTGCTGGTGCAGCGCGAGCTGGCCCAGGCGCGCGGCTGGCAGGTCGGCTCCCCGGTCACCGTCCGCGGGCGACCGTTCCGGGTGGCCGCGGTGGTCACCGACGACACGCCCGCCAGCGGCGTGCCCGCCGGTCACGTCATCGACATGGCCGACGCGGACTTCGCCGCGCTCTTTCCCGATCAGCGGGGTTTCCTGGCCGAGATCGACCCCGCCGCCGGGGTGGGCGCCGAGCGGGCCCGGGACGCGATCGAGGCGGTGCTGGGTCGCTACCCGACGGTGAACCTGTTGGACCAGGGCGCGTACAAGAAGATGCTCACCGGCACGGTGGACATGGTGCTGGCCCTCGTCACCGCCCTGCTCGGCCTGGCCGTGGTGATCGCCTTGGTCGGTGTGGCGAACACGCTGAGTCTCTCGGTGGTGGAGCGCACCCGGGAGAACGCGGTGCTGCGGGCGATCGGGCTCACCCGGGGCCGGATGCGGGCCATGCTCGCGGTGGAGGCGGTGCTGATGGCGCTGGTCGGCGCGGTGCTCGGGGTCGGCCTGGGCACCGGGGTCAGCGCCGCCGCGATGGCCCTGCTGGCCCGCCTCGGCGGGGAGTTCCATGTGGTGCTGCCGTTCGGTCAGCTCGGGCTGATCCTCGGCGTCGCGGTGCTGGCCGCCCTGCTCGCCTCGGTGCTACCGGCCCGCCGGGCGTTGTCCCGGCCGGTCGTCGAGGCGCTCGGCGACCAGTGA
- a CDS encoding ABC transporter ATP-binding protein, producing the protein MSLAPPTHAGNGVAVTARGLEKRYGSGPAAVVALDAVDLDVAAGRFTAIMGPSGSGKSTLMHCLAGLDRPSAGTVGIGAADLGRLDDRRLTLLRRDRVGFVFQKFNLLPALTAEENIVLPLTIAGRRPDPAWLRQVVAAVGLADRLRHRPAELSGGQQQRVAVARALITKPWVIFADEPTGNLDSRSGAEVLRLLREAVDTLGQTVIMVTHDPVAAGHADRAVFLADGRLVGDLAAPTAEQVLDTLAGLDPARPVPARGR; encoded by the coding sequence ATGTCCCTCGCACCTCCCACCCACGCCGGCAACGGCGTCGCGGTCACCGCCCGTGGCCTGGAAAAACGGTACGGCAGTGGTCCGGCTGCCGTCGTCGCGCTCGACGCAGTCGACCTCGATGTGGCCGCCGGCCGGTTCACCGCCATCATGGGTCCGTCCGGCTCCGGCAAGTCGACGCTGATGCACTGCCTGGCCGGGTTGGACCGGCCGAGCGCCGGCACGGTCGGGATCGGTGCGGCCGACCTCGGCCGGCTCGACGACCGGCGGCTCACCCTGCTGCGCCGCGACCGGGTCGGCTTCGTCTTCCAGAAGTTCAACCTGCTGCCGGCACTGACCGCCGAGGAGAACATCGTGCTGCCGCTGACCATCGCCGGCCGGCGGCCCGACCCGGCCTGGCTGCGCCAGGTGGTGGCCGCGGTGGGACTGGCCGACCGACTGCGGCACCGACCCGCGGAGCTCTCCGGCGGTCAGCAGCAGCGGGTCGCGGTGGCCCGCGCCCTGATCACCAAGCCGTGGGTGATCTTCGCCGACGAACCGACCGGCAACCTGGACTCCCGCTCCGGGGCGGAGGTGCTGCGGCTGCTGCGCGAGGCCGTCGACACCCTCGGCCAGACCGTGATCATGGTGACCCACGACCCGGTGGCCGCCGGGCACGCCGACCGGGCGGTCTTCCTGGCCGACGGGCGGCTGGTCGGCGACCTCGCCGCGCCCACCGCCGAGCAGGTGCTGGACACCCTGGCCGGTCTCGACCCGGCCCGCCCGGTGCCGGCACGGGGGCGGTGA
- a CDS encoding response regulator, with translation MTVRVVIVDDQALVRAGFRMVLDSQPDLEVVGEAIDGADALRVLARTEADVVVMDIRMPTMDGVEATRRLCAERPAGPPRVLVLTTFDTEADAFAALQAGASGFLLKNVPPEELLAAIRVVAQGDSVVAPSITRRLLDRFAGQLGAGPTADPRLAQLTEREREVLLLVAQGLSNAEIAARVHVAEATVKTHVGRILAKLQLRDRVQAVVLAYESGLVTPGG, from the coding sequence ATGACGGTCCGGGTGGTGATCGTGGACGACCAGGCGCTGGTGCGCGCCGGGTTCCGGATGGTGCTGGACTCCCAGCCCGATCTGGAGGTGGTCGGGGAGGCCATCGACGGCGCGGACGCGCTGCGGGTGCTCGCCCGCACCGAGGCCGACGTGGTGGTGATGGACATCCGGATGCCGACCATGGACGGGGTTGAGGCGACCCGGCGGCTTTGCGCGGAACGGCCCGCCGGCCCTCCCCGGGTGCTGGTGCTGACCACCTTCGACACCGAGGCCGACGCGTTCGCGGCGTTGCAGGCCGGGGCGAGCGGCTTCCTGCTCAAGAACGTCCCGCCGGAGGAGCTGCTGGCCGCGATCCGGGTGGTCGCCCAGGGCGATTCGGTGGTCGCGCCGTCGATCACCCGGCGGCTGCTGGACCGGTTCGCCGGCCAGCTCGGCGCCGGCCCGACCGCCGACCCCCGGCTGGCGCAGCTCACCGAGCGGGAGCGGGAGGTGCTGCTGCTGGTCGCGCAGGGGCTGTCCAACGCGGAGATCGCCGCCCGGGTGCACGTGGCCGAGGCGACGGTGAAGACCCACGTCGGGCGGATCCTGGCCAAGCTCCAGCTGCGCGACCGGGTCCAGGCGGTGGTGCTGGCGTACGAGAGCGGGCTGGTCACGCCGGGCGGATGA
- a CDS encoding sensor histidine kinase — MTVERTMFGRPLRGVAFDVAVSGLVVLVGLAGAANQPGGWAATLVGAGMAVALLFRRSHPGAVTVVVAVLALVQVVAQWGPLAFDVAVLIALYSVVKYGERLRDGVLAGAVAAVGVLLAAAQTQGVMKWWATALWYALVTGAVWLVALNVRTRRLYVVSLEERASTLEREREAESRAAVAEERTRIARELHDVVAHSMAVMIVQADGARFMLDRDPEQARTAVKVVADTGRQALEEMRRLVGVLRDAGPTGPGGPDGPVVAADPEHRRLALAELPDLLARFRDAGLRIRHTVDGEPPTLPPGLELTIYRVVQEALTNALKHAGVGAAVELTLAYSADAVAVRVVDDGRGRPVVSPAPSGGHGLLGMRERVTVYDGSLTAGARLAGGWQLEVRLPLPSEPATEVIAA; from the coding sequence GTGACCGTGGAACGCACGATGTTCGGTCGCCCGCTGCGCGGCGTCGCCTTCGACGTGGCCGTCTCCGGCCTGGTGGTGCTCGTCGGCCTGGCCGGCGCGGCGAACCAGCCGGGCGGCTGGGCCGCCACCCTCGTCGGCGCGGGGATGGCGGTGGCCCTGCTGTTCCGCCGCTCGCATCCGGGCGCGGTGACCGTGGTGGTGGCGGTGCTCGCCCTGGTCCAGGTGGTTGCCCAGTGGGGTCCGCTCGCCTTCGACGTCGCCGTCCTGATCGCGCTCTACAGCGTGGTGAAGTACGGCGAGCGGCTGCGCGACGGCGTGCTCGCGGGTGCCGTCGCCGCGGTGGGCGTGCTGCTCGCCGCCGCGCAGACCCAGGGCGTCATGAAATGGTGGGCGACCGCGCTGTGGTACGCGCTGGTCACCGGCGCGGTCTGGCTGGTCGCGCTGAACGTGCGCACCCGCCGCCTCTACGTGGTGAGCCTGGAGGAGCGGGCAAGCACCCTGGAACGCGAGCGTGAGGCCGAGTCCCGCGCGGCCGTCGCCGAGGAGCGCACCCGGATCGCCCGCGAGCTGCACGACGTGGTGGCGCACAGCATGGCGGTGATGATCGTCCAGGCGGATGGCGCGCGGTTCATGTTGGACCGCGACCCCGAGCAGGCGCGTACCGCCGTCAAGGTCGTCGCGGACACCGGCCGGCAGGCGTTGGAGGAGATGCGTCGGCTGGTCGGCGTCCTGCGCGACGCCGGCCCGACCGGCCCGGGCGGCCCGGACGGGCCCGTGGTGGCCGCCGACCCGGAACACCGCCGGCTGGCCCTGGCCGAGCTGCCCGACCTGCTGGCCCGGTTCCGCGATGCCGGACTGCGCATCCGGCACACCGTCGACGGCGAGCCGCCGACGCTCCCACCCGGCCTGGAGTTGACCATCTACCGCGTGGTGCAGGAGGCGCTGACCAACGCGCTCAAGCACGCCGGTGTCGGCGCCGCCGTCGAGCTGACCCTGGCGTACAGCGCCGACGCCGTCGCGGTCCGGGTGGTCGACGACGGTCGGGGTCGACCGGTGGTCAGCCCGGCGCCGTCCGGCGGTCACGGTCTGCTCGGCATGCGGGAGCGGGTGACGGTGTACGACGGCAGCCTCACCGCCGGCGCCCGGCTGGCCGGGGGCTGGCAGCTCGAAGTCCGCCTGCCGCTACCGTCGGAGCCCGCAACGGAGGTGATCGCGGCATGA
- a CDS encoding DUF305 domain-containing protein, giving the protein MTSRRARTLSVVTLALVLTLVAFVLVRAGGDHGTDAAQPVSAPATSTPAASPVPTDLTIIVPGRPGESAATRPAHEIRDAGPAPHNSLDVMFVRMMIPHHAQALEMAELAPGRAADPDIRALAERIRASQGPEMGMMRGWLQTRGLSPEAQGHDHGTMRGMQSPEAMRQLAAARGADFDRLFVRMMTEHHQGAIEMATELLKVGSDLTLSEFANSVATEQTVEIDRMREVLGH; this is encoded by the coding sequence ATGACCAGTCGGCGCGCACGGACCCTGTCGGTCGTCACACTGGCGCTGGTGCTGACGCTGGTGGCGTTCGTTCTGGTCCGCGCAGGCGGCGACCACGGGACGGACGCCGCGCAGCCGGTCTCCGCACCCGCCACCTCGACACCGGCGGCCAGCCCCGTTCCCACCGACCTGACCATCATCGTGCCCGGCCGTCCGGGCGAGTCGGCGGCGACCCGCCCGGCCCACGAGATCCGCGACGCGGGCCCGGCCCCGCACAACTCGCTGGACGTCATGTTCGTCCGAATGATGATCCCGCACCACGCGCAGGCTCTGGAGATGGCGGAACTCGCCCCCGGCCGGGCCGCCGACCCGGACATCCGCGCGCTCGCCGAGCGGATCCGGGCCAGCCAGGGCCCGGAGATGGGCATGATGCGCGGCTGGCTGCAGACCCGCGGCCTCTCGCCCGAGGCCCAGGGGCACGACCACGGCACCATGCGGGGCATGCAGTCGCCGGAGGCGATGCGGCAGTTGGCCGCCGCCCGCGGCGCCGACTTCGACCGGCTCTTCGTCCGGATGATGACCGAACACCACCAGGGCGCCATCGAGATGGCCACCGAGCTGCTCAAGGTCGGCTCCGACCTGACGCTCAGCGAGTTCGCCAACTCGGTCGCCACCGAGCAGACCGTCGAGATCGACCGCATGCGCGAGGTCCTCGGTCACTGA